gtgtccctttgagTTCGTGTTTGAGtgtccaagagtggtattgctggatcataaggcaattccatttttatttgtttaataactCTTCTTGAGTAttcaaaaaacaatttaaaactttggtgtattgcactaaagtaaaagactctggggggtgcgggggcagggattccagtcctggaacctgttgGCAGTGGATTGGAATCCCTGcctgtcctggaacctgatggcagtgGAGGctttagtgggagttgtattgttatatggaaaactaagaaatgttacacatgtgggtgggggtagatagcatagtggttatacaaagagactgtcatggctgagactctgaagtcccaggttcaatcctctgcaccactataagccagagccaagcagtgctctggtgtttctctctgtctttctctctctgcatctctctcaaaaataaaataaataaaatactttttaaaaatgtttcttttaaaaaaagagttttaaaaagtcacacatgggggtcaaaggaaccctcctgcactgctagtgggaatgtcaattggtccaacctctgtggagaacagtctggagaactctcagaaggctagaaatggacctaccctatgaccctgcaattcctctcctggggatatatcctaaggaacccaacacatccatccaaaaagacctgtgtacacatatgttcttggcagcacaatttgtaatagccaaaacctggaagcaacccaggcgttcaacaacagatgagtggctgagcaagttgtggtatatatacacaatggaatactactcagctgtaaaaaatggtgacttcaccgttttcagccgatcttggatggaccttgaaaaaatcatgttgagtgaaataagtcagaaacagaaggagaatatgggatgatctcactctcaggccgaagttgaaaaacaagaccagaaaagaaaacacaagtagaccctgaaatggaattggcatattgcacccaagtaaaagactctggggtgggtgggtgcagagAATACATgaaggtccatgaaggatgataaatgacatagtgggggttgtattgttaaatgggaaactggggaatgttatgcttgtacaaactattgtatttactgttgaatgtaaaacattaattccccaataaagaaataaatttttaaaaaaatttttaaaaagtcacacatgtacaaactattgtattttattgtcgactgtaaaccattaattccccaataaagaaacttttaaaataaaaagaaaataataatttaaaaccatctttatttatttattttgccttcagggttattgctggggctcggtgcctgcatcatgaatccactgctcctggaggctatttttttcccccttttgttgcccttgttgttttgtcattgttgtagttattactgttgttgttactgatgccattgttgttggataggacagagagaaatggagagaggaggggaagaaagggggagagaaagatagttttgcgctgtgtacgcttaacccactgtgctactgcccagcctccttgatttttttttttatgggccaatttttttttttttaatgggccaAATTTTATCTTGCAGATCACAACTACTTCCCAGCAATGTCTGGAGTAGAACCTGTAGCTCTGTGTCCTGgtccctcctctttcctctgcACTACACTGCCCCCTTGTGGTCAAGAAGGGGAATTGCCCCCTTGGGCAGTTGTCAGCTGTGTGAATGAAGGCTCCTGGGGGCTGAGCCTCTAGGCTGCCACCCTTGGCACATGTCACTCACTCTCTGCTCCCTGTGAAGGGAAAAGATCAAAGGAAGAGCACAGGGCGGCTGTGCAGTGGTAACCATGCACACGGCTTCATGCAAGAGGtgtcagattcaatctccagcaccaccaagaACCAGAGTTAGGCAGTGCTCTAgttgtaaatttttaaattatattaaaaggAGAAACATATTGCTAGAGCTGGGCTGTGGGTTGAGGCCACTCTGGATGAAACACCCCCCCCCTTGTTCTTGGCAGAACCCAAATATCTTCTCTGATCTACAGAGCTGTGGAGACACAGACCTTAGAAGAGAttgacaggggagtcgggctgtagcgcagcgggttaagcgcaggtggcgcaaagcacaaggaccggcataaggatcccggttcgaacccggctccccacctgcaggggagtcccttcacaggtggtgaagcaggtctgcaggtgtctctttctctcctcctctctgtcttcccctcctccctccatttctctctgtcctatccaacaacgacaacaacaataataactacaacaataaaacaataagggcaacaaaagggaataaataaataaaataaatatttaaaaaaagagattgacagaGAACTCAAAGCTTCCATTTCCCAGGGTGAATTCCCACTTACtggtcttaaaaaaacaaaaaactctgctAGGATCGATACCCCAAGTTGCCTTTGGGAGCCAGAGCAGAAGCCTAGATGGAGAAGTGAGTGAATGAATCGTGGGTCTCCAAAGGACGTGGCCCACTATAGGGGCTCAGACACAAAACTCAACATATATTTGGGGGCTGACCAAATAGTTCATTTgtataatgcactgctttgttgTGTGTGCTACACAGGTTCAAATCTAGCCTCTCAGAAGTTTCAGtgcagtggtctctttcactgtctctgtctgcttcttaaaaaatagtaaattaaggagtcgggcggtagcacagcgggttaagtgcaggtggcacaaagcacaaggaccggcataaggatcccagttcgagcccccggctcaccacctgcaggggagtcacttcacaggcagtgaagcaggtctgcaggtctgtctttcgctccccctctctgtcttcccctcctctctccatttctttctgtcctatctaacagcaacatcaataacaacaaaatagtaacaacaacaatgaaaaacaacaagggcaacaaaagggaaaataaataaataaataaataaatagtaaattaagTGACTATATGTTTTTGGACAGGTTCATTTTACATGCCTAGACCCTCTGCCTGAAAGTCAATTTTGAAAGTCATCAAATACTTGATTATAACATCTTAAATGCAGTGACCAATTTAATACTTAAACTCTACTAGTAAGGATCatcgaggccaggtggtggcacacctggttagtttatattacagtgcacgaggacccaggttcaagcccctggtccccacctataggcgggaaagcttcatgagtggtggagtagggctgcaggtgtctctctgtcactttccctatccccccccccccccgccttcctcttaacttctggatatctctatccgatcaataaaggtaatttaaaaaattaaaggattaTCACTAGCATTGTCCCTCATTTACAGAtacagaaactgaggcacagagcccCTCAGTAGTAGCCCATTTCCCTGTGTCAGACAGAGGGTGGCATGGTGGGGACCTGCTCTTGGGACAGTCTGGCTCCAGAGACCACTTTTTTTTAGCGGTATCCTAGAATATTATGGGATGGCAACTTTATTGTTATtggaaacgtgtgtgtgtgtgtgtgtgtgtgtacgcacaaAGACTAGTTGCTGAGAGACAGACGAATgtgtttgaatccaggtcccatcACTGATTGGGACCCCTGGGTAAAATACAAAAGCTTTCTTGGCTGAGGTGACTTGTATGCACATCAGGGGCAGCAGCTGTTCTTACTCCCCAGGATACTTGGCAAGATTAACAAGTGTGTTAAGCATAAAAATGCAAATACACCATCAGGGTAGCTACTCCTTAGTAACTACTCACACAGCATCGAACCCAGCTGCTCTGAAGGTTTGTGCCACCCTTCCAAATGGGAAACGTCAGCTCCCTCAAACTGCATTTTTATTAACAAAAGCCTTTGTCATTATGTTCCCCGAGGTGGACTCGGGGAAGAGTATACATACTCCAAAAGTGTTCATGTCACTTAAAAATAGTTATTAGGGTGAAgataatagcataatggctatgcaaaaagacttgcacttgagactctgaagtcccaggttcaaccccccacaccaccataagccagagctgagcagtactctggaatctctctctctctctcccttccccttccccccatctctcattaaaataaataaaatagttttttttgtgtgtgtgtgtgtgtgtgtgtgtgtgtgtgtgtatgtgttttgcctccatggttatcgctggggctccaagcctccactatgaatccactgctcctggaaaccatttcttctgattttttggataggacagagagaatttgagaggggagggagagagggagagagagagagagagagagagagagaaagacagatacctgcagatctacttcagggtttgaacctggatccttgtatgcatccttgcacatgatactatatgcacttaatttggtgcaccgccacccggccccagtaaaatagtttttaaaagaagaaaaaatacaacTGTTTGGTTGGTGATCACCTAATGAAGgcccagtgttcaagcccctgtatcACACATGATCAGAGTGGtgccctggtttctctctcataaagtgAATAAAAAAGTGCACTTGTACATCTTCTAAAAAGTGAGTTTTCATATTACATCTGAATGGTCCCACTGAATTTATTCCTCCCTTCTGAAGCACAGTCACTAAAAAATGAAGTGATTCTTATGGTTTCCCCCAACTGGGACACTAGATGGCGCCAGGTTCTCACTTGAACATTAGGTGGTGCCTATTTCTTAGACACTAGATAGCGCCAAATTCTCACTTTAATTGCCTTCTCTGGGTTCCTGCAGCCACAGGTTGGGGCTACTCACCAGCTTCAAATTTAAGAACTTGAGCTGCTTCAGATTTTAATACTGATGCCTTCAGGCATCTTCTGAAAGTCAACAGACTTCAAGCTGTCAGCCTAGAAACTACCTAGAAACTCTTATTGCCCCCATACCAATAAATGAGAATGTATTGCCTCAGCTCTGTAAGCATGACGCCAGAGGATCTGGGACTATGACAAGTCACCCCAATTCCCAGGGATTTGCCCTCCCTCCACTTCTTTTCCCCCTTGGGCCTCCTGTAGCCATGGGAAaccttgtctcccctcccccaccctcaccccatagAGCAGAGCAGGACCACACTAGCCCACAGAACAGAGCAGGGGTTCAGGGAAGTGGTTCAATGGTCATAGCACAGCTTTGTGTGTATGAGGTccgggttcagtctctggcaccgcCTATGACAGATTGGTGCTGTGGTTGCTCTACCagcgtcatcattattattattgttattattattattataaaaataatttgctgggagtcaggcaatagtgcagcgggttaagcgcaggtggcacaaagcgcaaggaccagcgttccaactcccggctccccacctacaggggagtcacttcacaggtggtgaagcaggtctgcaggtgtctgtctttcactccccctctctgtcttccccttctctctccatttctctctgtcctatccagccaggatgacatcaataacagcaacaataaaaataaataaacaagggcaacaaaagggaatgtttttaaaaataataaacaaataaattcctttctttaaaaaagtgagtcagcaaaataggtcacttggCTAGCACACTGTTTTGCCCtgggtgtgacccaggtttgagctcagcccccaccgcattgaaagctttggtgctgtggtctctttcactctctttgcctctatctaaaaaaaagaaaagaaaagaaaaagctatttTGTAAGTAAAGAAAGATCTATGTAGAcaattttcccttcctcttcttcctccttccccccgccactccccacccccggccccagcGCTGGGGAATGAACCAAATATCACTGAGCAGCTTTCCAGGCCTGATTGCTCTAGATAACTAAtttagagagcaggagagaagagaggagcatGGGAGAGCAAGAGTGAGCAAGCAAGCAAGAGAGATACCAAACCACAACTCCCAACACCCATAGTtccctttggtgctgtccatgataCTCCCAACTGGTGCCTAGGTTTTAACCCAGGGCTACACAATGGTAAGAGTGTGCTCTACctcctgagctatctcctggccctttgGACTGAAATTAAGTCTTAGAGTGACTGGAGGGACAGGCAGCCACACCCTGTGGTGTCTGCATTACAACAGAACCTAGCCAGGTGTTTAAACACAGAGGCTGTGGTTTCCCCACAGCCATTGCCCAACATGTATTACCGCTGAGTGGCCATGCCCAGTCAGCTCCGCTCAGCCAAGGGCCACCCCCACTGTACTCAAACATGGGCCAGCCTACAGAGAAACTTggctgctctggtcctctcttgcTACTCAGAATTTCGGGTCTTTGTTTAGGCCTGGGGTGGAACCAAGACCAATTAGAGAAGGAACCGGGCACTATCTCCTTCATGGCCTTTCTctgagactcagtttctcctttatTGTAAAATAAGAGAAGTAGATTGGAACcccttcttgtgtgtgtgtgtgtgtgtgtgtgtgtgtgtgtgtgtgtgtgtgtgtggtcttgtgcatgtgtgatttcactgctgcagaccaactccttttaaaaaatattttattttggatagagagaaaatgagtgaCGGGTGAAGtctcagagagggaaagagacctacaacacttgtttcaccatttgtgaagattcccccttcCAGatgctagaacccgggtccttgtacactgtatgtAGTATGCACTTCACCAGGAGCACTGCCATCCACACACCGCTCCTCCCCCTTTTTAaggagaacaagagagacagcatcacCTAAGGGTGTTTAGTACAGGAAGGTAGtacagggaaaaaataaatttctggTAGGCAACCAGGCAATGGCCAGTGAGGACAGCAAGCTACACAGGACAGTGAGGTTCAGTTCACCAAAGGTTCAGGTCTTGGGCAGGCTACTGGGTACTGGTTGGTGGTTGGTGCTGGTGGTGGAAGAAGTTTAGAGGCAATGGTGGGAATGACAATGATGCTAAAAACGACATGTGTTCTGCAGTGGGACACTGGGTTCCTGGTGCCTGCCCAGCTGCTGGAAGGTGAAGGAGCTGGGTCCAGATCTCAGCCCTGCCACTTCCTGGTGTACGCCAGAGGTCTCTCAGCCTGCTGCCCTTCTGACTTGGGGAATGGCACTGCCCGCCTCCAGGGACCATGAGGAGGACTGGCTCACAGCTGGTCAGTAACTAGCATCTTACTAAGCGGAGGGCAGCCCTAGGAAGAAACCGTGCACAGGTTTGCATGAGCCTAAAGGTGACTGAGATGGCGAAGACAGTGCTTCTCAAACCTGGATGCTTATTAGATGTGCCAGGAGCCTTTAAAATGGTGtctggagctgagtggtggtgcaccaggttgaccACACACTAGCACATGGTTCctgtggttcaagtccctgcttcctacctgcagaggggaagcttcataagcagtgaagcagtgctctccctatttctccctcccctttctttttttaattttttaaaaattatttctatttacttactggatagagacagtcagaaatcgagaaggaagggttggatagagaggaagagagacagagagaagcctgcagccctgcttcacctctcctgaagctttccccctgcaggtagggaccagggactcaaacctgggtccttgtgcattggatcatgtgcactcaaccaggtgcgccaccaccctgcccctctccctccccttttaatttctctgtcctacctagtcaaaaaggaaaaggggggggggggggaagaaaaaatgcCACCGAAAGTGGAAGATTCACCATTCAGGAACTGAGCTCTAGCGATTAACTCCGATGGTAATAAAAAGAGTAAAAGCTGGTGACTGGGTCAGGAGGTAGCAAGTACCTGGCCTCCATGGAAGTCATGGATTCAAGCCTCAGCACCCTATGGAGACACCACAGATGGTGGGCCCATGATGTGGTGTCCTATCCTCTCTCTAAAATTAAAGTTCAGGTGGTTGGGGTAATGGTTCAACTGGTATAAGACTAGCCTTGCAGGCTCTGCACAAGGTGGGTggtaccaggattgaacctggggcctctggaatGCAGTCGGATGCATTTCCACTGTCTCTCCAAACTTACAGCTTACTGTGGCTTTTTTGTTTTACCatagcacttttcagctctgacttatggtggcgtgggaaattaaacctgggactttgaagcctcaagcatgacagtctctttgcataaccattatactgcctacccccacccaacttacttttttttttttttaatggaggaaGATAGATAGGCAGCgagtaagagaccacagcaccaaagcttccttcaatgcaacatgggctgggctcaaacctgggttgtgcacatggcaaagcagcagctATTTTGCAGGCCCTATAAATTATGATGTGTGATCTTTTATCGCAAATTTTTAAGATCTTTGTTTTGggtagacagaaattgggagagaaaggggagacagatgcctgcagcactgtttcaccattcctgaagcttctctaTGAAGGGGGGGGCactgaggactcgaacctgggtctttgcacactgagatgtgtgcattcagccaaatgtaccactgcctgtccctctccacccaccccccccctccTTTAAGGCTTTCTTATTATTCATCACAGCTAGGATAatattcttgcacattgtagcatgtgcactcaaccaggtgtcatTGCCCAGtccctaactttttaaaaagtatgaaaaAGCAAGCATTCCTGATGGAAACCAATgttatctcattaaaaaaacagagagtcgggtggtagcgcagtgggttaagcacacgtggcgcggcgcgcaaggatcctggttcaagcctgactccccacctgcaggggagtcgcttcacaggcactgaagcagatctgcaggtgtctatctttctctccccatcttcccttcctctctccatttctttctgtcctacctaacaacaatgacatcaataacaacaataataactacaacaataaaaaacaagggcaacaaaagggaaagtaaatatatatatatatatatatatatatatatgtaaaactgaaaacaaaaaccaaaaaccactagTGCCAGCTCTCTTTATATTCACTGAACCTGAATCTGTGGAGGCAGGACAGGCATTTTTTAAGCTCAGAAAGTTATGATGGCCCTGATCTCTGCTGTGTTAAGACCTGGTGTGTAGGCTGAGTGGTGGTTCACACattaggacctgcacaaggacctaggttcaagttctcGGTCCCACCTgctgagaggaagcttcacaagcagtaaagcaagtctgctagtgtctgtctcctctttctctctcattatcaaAAAAGGGGTTGGGAGGGAATacacaccaggaatggtggatttaccatgtaggcactgagcgccagagataaccctggtggtaacaaAAAgacttgcagaaaaaaaaagatctgttaaTGGTCAATCCAAGTGTCCCCAGCATTGAGGCCCTGGCCTTCTCTTGAATATTGCATGCCAATAAAACACACCACCATTACTCTGTTCTCAGGAGACAGAAAGCTCTGGCAAAGTGTTAACAAAGCTCAAGTGTTTATTAAGAATTAAAAATACTGTAAATAAGCCATACAGTTCATTTCACAGTAAACTAAAcaaacttctttccttttccttttttttttttttttttttttggcagggcaAGATAGCCATTCAAGAACAGTCCAGCtcaaagatgggagagagagagagagagagatagatagaaacagggaaaggcagagggatTCTGACAGGTTGGATTTGCTCTTCAAGGACACTGTGATAATACAGAAAAGATCTGACCTCCATTCCCTGGGAAGGGGGTTTGGGGTGGAGTGTaccatgcctctgtgggcagttTTCACATTCCACTTCCTGAAAGAATTCACAGGGCCTTTCCTTTTTGGGAGTCACATTTGTGCATTATTTGAGGACCCTTCCAGGTAAAATAGGAAGGGGGGTTCTTGTGTGTGTTGAGGGGGGGGTGTCATGTCTTCACATTCAGAACCCTCAGGAGTCTCTGCATGGTCACATGGTCATGAGATGACTGACTCAGGAATGAACAAAGACATCTGCACCCAGGAGGAAGCTGTGGAGCAGCtgatgtaaaaaacaaacaaaacaaaatacccgAGGAGTTTGTTCCCCTACCCACACACTGTCCTGTGTGAGCTTTAACTGGTTTCCAGTGGAAGACAGGGAGTGACAACTTGTGAAAACTTTTGGCTGGAagcatacatatttaaaaaaaaaaaaaaaaaagtaaatttccttaaagataatttgaaagaaaagtgcctcctctcccctacccctactattttgttttttaacttgaaATCTGCCAGCCTGGAAGGcagcaggtttttttgtttgtttgttttttaggttAATCTGCTCCTAATCCTCAGTGGaagctgctgttgttattttatCAGGCACCAGTGCTATCCCTCTGAGGTGCATCTCCATCTGATTCATCAGGGCTGGACCCTTCAGGAAAATGACCAAAAGGAATAGCAGAAAACTTGAGAAACCAATAGTGTGTGGTAAGACTAGTAGTTAGATAAACCGGGCACAGGATATGAAAGCTGCCTTGGCACGAAAGGTGGCATCCACCACTCTTTTCGAGTGgccgagaaggaaggggaggaggagaggacatgaaagaaggggggaaaatatttttttggtcATGAGAAACTGAACTTGAGAGCCCTGCCTGTATCCAGGCTGCCCACTTAGACTTTCTCATAAATCTTCTCAACTTTCACAGCCAACCACTCCAGTTCTTTCTGCAGCTTGTCCAGCGAGCTCCTGACTGATTCCAGGTTGTCCTTGTTCATCTCAATTCTCACTGAGTAGGCCACCAAATTGTCCACGGCGCTCCTGAACATTTTCAAGTCCGATTCCATCTGGCTGAATGAGGCTTTGAGGTTGTCTAGGGAAGAAAGTCTGTCCAGGAGGTCCGGGGGCACCAGGGGGACCTGGTCTTGACCCCTCAGCAGTGTGTGGACCTGCTCCTGGACCTTCTGAAGTGCATCCACGGTGCTGGGGAGCTCGCCCACACTCCTCTTCAGCTCCTCCACATCGCCGTAGAGCGAGAGCTGGGCCTCCCCCAAGCTCCTCACTGTGCTGGCCAGGTCGGCCTGGCTGGCGTCCGGGGAGCCCAGGCCTTGTAGGCGCTCCTGCAGGGCTGCCAGGCGCCTCTCCTGCTCCTCGCTCCTGGACAGGAGGATCTCCAGGCTCTCGGTCTGCTGTGCGGAGGCCGCCCGCACGGTGTGGACTCCGTCTTCCACATGCTGGAGCCTGGCGTCCAGCCCCTGACTCTTCCTCTCCAGTGCCTCGAGGGCCTGGGAGTCCTGCACCATGACGCCCTCACCATCTCCCTCCAGCCTAAGGGACTGGGCCCGCAGCTGGGCCAGGTCTTCCTCCAGCCGCCTGAGCTCCTCGGGGAGGCCAGCTGTGGCCTCCTCAGCCCGCAGCACAGTCTCCCTGAGGGCCTGCAGGCTGAGACGCTCCTCGTCAGCCGCCTCCCTGAACTTCTGCTGCTCCTGCTTTAGACTCACCAGCTCTTTGACCTCAGTGTAGACATCAGACTCCATGGTCTGCAGGCTGCTTCTCAAGGCCTCCAGGTCCTTCTCCCGGGACTTGACAGAGCTCTGGACCTCCCTCACGGCCTCCCGCAAGGCCTTCAGCTCCTTCTGATGACCCTCAGTGTCCTCCAGTGAGGCCAGCTTGGCCTTGACGTCGTCGATCTCCTTCTGGCTCCTCTTCTGGACCTCGGTGAAGAGGGCGATGTTGTCGTTGATGGACTTGGTGAGCTCCGTCAACCGCTCCTCCACCGTGTTCTCCAGGGATGTGAAGTCACGGTCTCGGGCGTCCTTCACCACGTGGATCCCGTCTGAGAGATCTTTAAGGATCTCGTTCTGCAGTCTCTGCAGGACCTCGCTGATACGGCCAATCTCGCCCTCGCCTCGCTTCACAGCTTTGTCCGTGGCGTCTTGCTTGTGTTGTGAGCTCCTCAGGACAGACTCGAAAGCCCCAAGGGTGGCCTGCAGGGACTGTACCTGTAACCCAAATCCAGATGTTAGCGGAAAGCAAGAGCTGGGGGGTGTGTACTAGGCAATAACACCTCTAATTCCTTCTGCCTGTCCAGGCAGCTCCTAGTCCAG
This portion of the Erinaceus europaeus chromosome 7, mEriEur2.1, whole genome shotgun sequence genome encodes:
- the CKAP4 gene encoding cytoskeleton-associated protein 4, translated to MPSAKQRGSKGGHGAGPADKGAHPPGGDDAAKKPPPAQPQPSPQPQPPQPPQGPAHGRGGHRAAKSSGPAAAAASSASCSRRLGRALGSLFYLALVAAAAVSGWCVHHVLQEVQQVRRGHQDLSRHREELGQGLQGVEQKVQSLQATLGAFESVLRSSQHKQDATDKAVKRGEGEIGRISEVLQRLQNEILKDLSDGIHVVKDARDRDFTSLENTVEERLTELTKSINDNIALFTEVQKRSQKEIDDVKAKLASLEDTEGHQKELKALREAVREVQSSVKSREKDLEALRSSLQTMESDVYTEVKELVSLKQEQQKFREAADEERLSLQALRETVLRAEEATAGLPEELRRLEEDLAQLRAQSLRLEGDGEGVMVQDSQALEALERKSQGLDARLQHVEDGVHTVRAASAQQTESLEILLSRSEEQERRLAALQERLQGLGSPDASQADLASTVRSLGEAQLSLYGDVEELKRSVGELPSTVDALQKVQEQVHTLLRGQDQVPLVPPDLLDRLSSLDNLKASFSQMESDLKMFRSAVDNLVAYSVRIEMNKDNLESVRSSLDKLQKELEWLAVKVEKIYEKV